Proteins encoded by one window of Planktothrix sp. FACHB-1365:
- a CDS encoding DUF3987 domain-containing protein — MSNSHFQNDLKARLHQGLSRIPPNWSLCLLDGKKVPQGIGWQQNPLTPDQMKTAIIQGWKVDKADGTQYQCYPKGYGLITGTPVELAGNTYYLMALDQDGASARAKILELSGGESLPATVAFTSGRPGRCQYLFLVPQQYAQSLRTRKFPTVVRGDDGKDEQLELRWVGLQSVLPPSVHPTTGEYVWVSGCAPDEIAIAIAPLWLIEAMLQEETEPATAAKPYPLHNEVNIYYSSTSNNSQLQWTDADWALSYLAALSPSRADHYEDWCSVGMILKSIDESLLHEWESWSRQSSKYKPGECDKKWKSFNKSGVGIGTLALMAKQDGWSSPFRGQSLFNGSHTFHLNSPQIIRTKNGHNNNNSMSDLSNHSGDRTLNNTPSLYDQVTTILTSDNNPPQQSAAFVELSSTKGYPLRGVKQLAVEIETYIGNQERRTEDARELNKLLNYRQQKLDITQILPAPLAQALLTKADSDRLDPAYLYQYLLTACGSEMGGHIGIVGKQGATVADSWIEYPIFWTMVIALASGGKSQTMRSIFDPIKHRYRQSKTEYKKLKTELQDLEEAWQQKSSEEKEELKNSQLNPTVFKATMPPPPPKKLIEAGTPEGALRRLSELASRSGCVWVFDELVRLLKLDQYKDKGGDTRQILLQTWNSPSDLEFERSNEEDSFELKDLCLNLTGATQLSKIKTLFSDPDDGDGLISRFLIAVPASPDNFAVWSDSVVAINQELQDLYEHLRVLHQRLREFCKGRNKENESLIGRDEAVAMQEDGDLFSTSSDDSHEEQLPILLSFTPQARRRWQRWWEEVRRNQQGVEFENPALFAYLGKMLSQTLRLALLLHCMELKYEQKSDPLRVGIETLERAILAAKFSIGQFRIIQTNNHQSDSLPGRLSLIHAYALRKGIEVSAVQVQNTVFKRCKPKPTLAEIRQDFAALTENGYAVLSGKGKDLRIRAIPISQANVGIPNHSDGYSDTPQVNEKLNRSSIQPSLVKNSDNSDPKTFFSTQLENNSSQLGDEETPKVIPVAESSLSDSGERLFDQGVDHVSDQNCRNCRNSDDESSPDLYEQGILDDERLSETCRNDVGISDKLLEENSDSPGFLQCRANAESEPTEGIT; from the coding sequence ATGAGTAATTCCCATTTCCAAAATGACCTCAAAGCCCGTCTTCATCAAGGGCTATCCCGCATTCCCCCCAATTGGTCATTGTGTTTACTCGATGGGAAAAAAGTTCCCCAAGGCATCGGTTGGCAGCAAAATCCCTTAACCCCTGATCAAATGAAAACAGCCATTATTCAGGGCTGGAAGGTGGATAAAGCCGATGGCACTCAGTACCAATGTTATCCCAAAGGTTATGGGCTGATTACAGGGACACCTGTTGAACTGGCAGGAAACACTTATTATTTAATGGCTCTCGACCAAGATGGCGCCAGTGCCAGAGCAAAAATTCTCGAACTCTCTGGCGGAGAATCTTTACCCGCAACGGTTGCGTTTACTTCGGGTCGCCCTGGGCGTTGTCAATACTTATTTTTAGTCCCGCAACAGTATGCTCAATCACTGCGAACTCGCAAATTTCCGACGGTCGTTAGAGGGGATGATGGCAAAGACGAACAGCTTGAATTGCGCTGGGTTGGTTTGCAATCTGTTTTACCTCCGAGTGTTCACCCCACAACGGGAGAGTATGTTTGGGTGAGCGGTTGCGCTCCTGATGAAATTGCAATTGCCATCGCTCCTTTGTGGCTCATAGAAGCAATGCTTCAAGAGGAGACAGAACCTGCTACCGCAGCAAAGCCATATCCCCTTCACAATGAAGTTAACATCTATTATTCCTCAACTTCAAACAACTCTCAACTGCAATGGACTGATGCAGATTGGGCTTTGTCTTATCTAGCCGCGTTATCCCCAAGTCGGGCTGATCATTACGAGGACTGGTGTAGCGTTGGTATGATACTTAAATCCATTGATGAGTCTTTACTCCATGAGTGGGAAAGTTGGAGTCGCCAATCTTCTAAATATAAACCTGGAGAATGCGATAAGAAATGGAAATCTTTTAACAAAAGTGGAGTAGGAATTGGGACTCTAGCATTGATGGCAAAACAAGATGGCTGGAGTTCACCATTTCGAGGGCAATCGCTGTTTAATGGGAGTCATACTTTTCATCTAAATTCACCTCAAATAATCCGTACTAAAAATGGGCATAACAACAATAATAGTATGTCCGATCTTTCTAATCATTCAGGCGATCGCACTTTAAATAACACCCCGTCTTTATATGATCAAGTTACGACTATTTTAACAAGTGACAATAACCCTCCTCAACAAAGTGCTGCTTTTGTTGAACTCTCATCAACGAAAGGCTATCCGCTCAGGGGCGTTAAACAGTTAGCCGTTGAGATTGAAACTTATATTGGTAATCAAGAAAGACGTACAGAAGATGCCCGCGAACTGAATAAACTCCTCAATTACCGTCAACAAAAACTTGATATTACCCAAATTTTACCCGCTCCTCTCGCCCAAGCTTTATTAACAAAAGCCGATTCTGACCGACTTGATCCGGCTTATCTTTATCAATATCTCTTAACAGCTTGTGGTAGTGAAATGGGCGGACATATTGGCATTGTTGGTAAACAAGGTGCAACGGTAGCTGATAGTTGGATAGAATACCCTATTTTTTGGACAATGGTTATTGCCTTGGCATCAGGTGGAAAAAGTCAGACGATGCGCTCTATTTTTGATCCCATTAAACATCGCTATAGGCAAAGTAAAACAGAATATAAAAAACTCAAAACCGAGTTACAGGATTTAGAAGAAGCATGGCAACAAAAGTCATCAGAAGAGAAGGAAGAACTCAAAAATAGTCAACTCAATCCTACGGTATTTAAAGCCACCATGCCACCACCCCCTCCCAAAAAGTTAATTGAAGCTGGAACTCCAGAAGGAGCTTTAAGGCGATTGAGTGAATTAGCTTCGAGGAGTGGCTGTGTTTGGGTTTTTGATGAATTAGTGCGATTGTTAAAATTAGATCAATATAAAGATAAAGGGGGAGATACCCGTCAAATTTTATTACAAACTTGGAATTCTCCATCAGATCTCGAATTTGAGCGTTCCAATGAAGAAGATTCTTTTGAACTCAAAGATTTGTGTTTAAATTTAACAGGTGCAACTCAACTTTCCAAAATTAAAACCTTGTTTAGCGATCCTGATGATGGAGATGGTCTAATTAGTCGCTTTTTAATTGCGGTTCCTGCCAGTCCCGATAACTTTGCGGTTTGGTCAGATTCAGTCGTTGCAATTAATCAAGAACTACAAGATTTATATGAGCATCTGCGGGTGTTACATCAGCGATTACGAGAATTTTGTAAAGGTAGAAATAAGGAAAATGAATCTTTAATCGGCAGGGATGAAGCAGTTGCAATGCAAGAGGATGGGGATCTGTTCTCAACTTCTTCCGATGATTCTCACGAGGAACAACTGCCAATTTTATTATCTTTTACTCCCCAAGCACGGCGACGGTGGCAGCGATGGTGGGAGGAAGTTCGGCGCAATCAACAGGGGGTAGAATTTGAGAATCCGGCATTATTTGCCTATTTGGGCAAAATGCTCAGTCAAACCTTGAGATTAGCACTGCTGTTGCACTGCATGGAATTAAAATATGAGCAAAAATCTGACCCTTTGCGGGTGGGTATCGAAACTTTAGAACGAGCTATTTTAGCGGCAAAGTTTAGTATCGGACAGTTCCGTATTATTCAAACAAATAACCATCAATCCGATTCTCTCCCTGGCCGATTGTCCTTAATTCACGCCTATGCTTTAAGAAAAGGAATAGAAGTCTCGGCGGTACAAGTTCAAAATACTGTGTTTAAGCGTTGCAAACCGAAACCCACCCTTGCGGAAATCCGACAGGATTTTGCCGCCCTGACTGAGAATGGATATGCAGTTTTATCTGGGAAAGGCAAAGACTTACGAATTAGAGCAATTCCGATTTCTCAAGCAAATGTCGGAATTCCGAATCATTCCGACGGCTATTCCGACACCCCTCAAGTGAATGAAAAACTGAATCGGAGTTCAATCCAACCGTCACTCGTCAAAAATTCCGACAATTCCGACCCAAAAACATTTTTTTCAACCCAGCTTGAAAATAACTCTAGCCAACTGGGGGATGAGGAAACTCCTAAAGTTATTCCAGTAGCCGAAAGTAGTCTTTCCGATTCAGGGGAAAGGTTATTTGATCAGGGGGTAGATCACGTTTCGGATCAAAATTGTCGGAATTGTCGGAATTCTGATGATGAAAGCTCTCCAGATCTTTATGAGC
- a CDS encoding RNA-guided endonuclease TnpB family protein: MKARYRFRCYPTPSQKLALAKLFGCVRVVWNDALAFCVSEYKGGKKKPKNSELQKQFITQAKKLEEREWLSEVSSVPLQQSLNDLEQAYSNFFASCKGNRKGQRVKPPKFKKRKSKQSARFVKTGFSIKGKKVYLAKVGNLEVVWSRELPSEASSVTLIKDSADRYFLSFVVEIKLQILPESENSVGIDLGIKTFATLSNGQKIEASKPLKKRIQKLRKFAKQLSRKTKGSKRREKARKRLAKLHAKLSDTRTDFLHKLSTQIIRENQAIVLEDLNVSGLVKNRKLSRAISDLGWRTFRTFLESKSEKYGRDFRVINRWEPTSQQCSCCGFKIGKLDLSIREWICLNCGESHDRDVNAANNILVAGGLPETLNGRGDKQKTTNTGGSSQRGVNPPEFQQLSIFDLLK; this comes from the coding sequence ATGAAAGCCAGATATCGATTCAGATGCTATCCAACACCCTCCCAGAAATTGGCATTAGCCAAGTTATTTGGGTGTGTGCGGGTAGTGTGGAATGATGCTCTGGCTTTCTGTGTTTCTGAATACAAAGGAGGTAAGAAGAAACCCAAGAATTCTGAACTGCAAAAACAATTCATCACTCAAGCCAAGAAGCTAGAAGAACGGGAGTGGTTATCGGAAGTTTCCTCTGTCCCACTGCAACAATCTCTCAATGATTTAGAGCAAGCCTACTCAAACTTTTTCGCATCCTGTAAAGGAAATCGGAAAGGTCAGCGAGTTAAACCACCCAAGTTTAAGAAGCGAAAATCCAAACAATCCGCTCGATTCGTCAAGACTGGATTTTCAATCAAAGGCAAGAAAGTTTATCTTGCCAAAGTGGGAAATTTAGAGGTTGTTTGGTCAAGAGAACTCCCATCTGAAGCCAGTTCAGTCACCCTTATTAAAGACAGTGCTGACCGTTATTTTCTGAGCTTTGTTGTAGAAATCAAACTCCAAATCCTACCGGAATCTGAAAACTCAGTCGGGATTGATTTAGGGATTAAAACTTTTGCGACATTAAGTAACGGTCAAAAAATAGAAGCTTCCAAACCCTTGAAGAAAAGGATTCAGAAGCTTCGTAAATTTGCCAAACAGTTATCTCGAAAAACCAAAGGGTCAAAACGTCGTGAGAAAGCGAGAAAGCGGTTAGCTAAACTTCACGCTAAATTATCAGACACCCGAACGGATTTCCTGCACAAGTTGTCAACTCAGATCATTCGTGAAAACCAAGCGATTGTCTTAGAAGATCTAAATGTGTCAGGACTGGTTAAAAACCGGAAATTATCAAGAGCAATTTCAGATTTAGGGTGGAGAACATTCAGAACGTTCCTTGAATCTAAATCAGAAAAGTATGGGAGAGATTTCCGAGTTATCAATCGATGGGAGCCGACTTCACAACAATGCTCTTGTTGTGGATTTAAAATTGGAAAATTAGACCTTTCAATTCGAGAATGGATTTGTTTGAACTGCGGTGAATCTCATGATAGAGATGTTAATGCCGCAAATAATATATTAGTCGCTGGAGGACTTCCAGAGACTTTAAACGGACGTGGAGACAAGCAGAAGACCACCAATACTGGTGGCAGCAGTCAGCGAGGCGTCAACCCGCCAGAATTTCAACAATTATCAATATTTGATTTGTTGAAATAG
- a CDS encoding helix-turn-helix transcriptional regulator — MSAKLEENLALDIRIHKRIGQLIEALVEDERVGSSRELGRLTGVSFNTLVNWCEGKSDPRLQKLMQFAYAIGWSMTELMQYAEGDEDPYEAIARKKKVQHQQYQKAS; from the coding sequence ATGTCAGCAAAACTAGAAGAAAACCTAGCATTAGATATCCGAATCCACAAACGCATTGGTCAGTTGATAGAGGCGTTAGTGGAAGATGAGCGTGTGGGTAGTTCGAGAGAGTTAGGAAGACTCACCGGAGTTTCTTTCAATACGCTAGTTAACTGGTGTGAAGGAAAATCTGACCCCAGATTGCAAAAGCTCATGCAGTTTGCTTATGCGATTGGTTGGTCAATGACAGAACTCATGCAGTATGCGGAAGGGGATGAAGATCCCTATGAAGCGATCGCGCGTAAAAAAAAAGTCCAACACCAACAGTACCAGAAAGCATCTTAA
- a CDS encoding lipase, which translates to MAIQNISEVEVLQKTTIPKKLWEKIRHLDMNFNFSRSNLEQLASYLFQVETWEELRPVFKLPYSSYQNNISQLIEDLQFNSSTQQNLPGVA; encoded by the coding sequence ATGGCAATTCAGAATATTTCAGAAGTTGAAGTTTTGCAGAAAACAACGATTCCCAAAAAATTGTGGGAAAAAATCCGACATTTAGACATGAATTTTAATTTTTCTCGCTCCAACTTAGAACAGCTTGCTTCTTATCTTTTTCAAGTAGAAACTTGGGAAGAATTAAGACCTGTTTTTAAATTACCTTATAGCTCTTACCAAAACAACATAAGCCAACTCATTGAAGATTTACAATTTAACTCTTCAACACAACAGAACTTACCAGGTGTTGCTTAA
- a CDS encoding TrbI/VirB10 family protein has translation MSHNGFQHQPDFKSEPDTIEEGLTRFNLKQQNSSKTSIYSFSETMDELSPDEERLLAGYDQDALELLASEYRIKQDDEPVESRELSQKPSVRMFSVLTATGLVLGFFGFLWFIFFAPKPVAKQPKTSKPEVTTFSPKDESGELKSQLAFQDQQRTLNAQSPTPKKPPTSNAAPPSKPKPTPASNAATPQPVRPVQAAPPPRPRTVQVVPPPVPPAPVPRPAPPPAPTVASRPSNPPLEEVDPYQRWAELASLGQSQADVTDYPAIARNSITPPPFGMTTAVATPTSIPQTEQFMQISSPTIPSPKQSEQHQEIKTVVIGNLSPERLTSTSRVDEMSAGEIGILNRTIVDENGTDYTSPKQIAIGSSVKGKVIVPMIWDETNQSPTAGRFAVELTEDLLATDGAIALPTGTILITEVDNVTPGNRLVSQSAVAIVYPDSTGNIQQMPIPEESLLIRGSNNKPLIAQGLFERGSAIAKTDILVGVLSSLGRVGQIINQPTQRTLSQHSGLLGSSSVETLTGRAQPNILAAALEGFFTPTAQRLRERSDQTLEELMKRGNVAIVPEGTEVSIFVNAFITVN, from the coding sequence ATGAGTCATAATGGTTTTCAACATCAACCTGATTTTAAGTCTGAACCTGATACGATTGAAGAAGGATTAACTAGGTTTAATTTAAAGCAGCAAAATTCCTCTAAAACATCAATCTATAGCTTTTCAGAAACAATGGATGAACTTAGCCCTGATGAAGAAAGGCTATTAGCGGGCTATGATCAAGATGCTTTAGAATTGTTAGCTTCTGAATACAGGATTAAACAGGATGATGAACCAGTAGAAAGTCGAGAGCTTTCTCAAAAACCATCTGTTCGGATGTTTTCTGTTTTGACGGCTACAGGTTTGGTTTTAGGCTTTTTTGGCTTTTTATGGTTTATCTTCTTTGCTCCTAAACCCGTTGCTAAACAACCGAAAACCTCAAAACCCGAAGTAACAACATTTTCCCCTAAAGATGAATCAGGCGAACTGAAAAGTCAATTAGCTTTTCAAGATCAGCAACGAACCCTAAACGCTCAATCTCCAACACCTAAAAAACCGCCTACTTCAAATGCAGCGCCACCTTCTAAACCCAAGCCCACACCTGCATCTAATGCTGCAACCCCCCAACCTGTAAGACCTGTTCAAGCGGCACCACCACCCAGACCCAGAACAGTACAAGTTGTTCCTCCCCCTGTGCCTCCTGCACCTGTTCCTCGTCCTGCACCACCCCCCGCACCGACCGTAGCATCTCGCCCTTCAAATCCCCCATTAGAAGAAGTAGACCCCTATCAACGCTGGGCGGAGTTAGCGTCTTTAGGACAAAGCCAAGCCGATGTTACAGACTATCCAGCTATCGCCCGCAATTCCATTACACCTCCGCCTTTTGGGATGACAACGGCCGTAGCAACGCCAACATCTATTCCTCAAACTGAACAATTTATGCAGATTAGTTCACCCACCATCCCTTCTCCAAAACAATCTGAACAACATCAAGAAATCAAAACGGTTGTTATTGGTAATCTTAGCCCAGAACGTTTAACTTCTACTTCAAGGGTTGATGAAATGAGTGCCGGAGAAATCGGTATTCTTAACCGCACAATAGTTGACGAAAACGGAACTGACTATACTTCTCCTAAACAGATTGCAATTGGTTCATCTGTTAAGGGAAAAGTGATTGTGCCGATGATTTGGGATGAAACAAACCAAAGCCCAACGGCGGGAAGATTTGCAGTAGAATTAACTGAGGATTTGTTAGCTACTGATGGGGCGATCGCTTTACCCACCGGAACTATTTTAATTACCGAAGTTGATAATGTTACGCCTGGTAATCGCTTGGTTTCTCAAAGTGCTGTCGCAATTGTTTATCCCGATTCTACAGGAAATATTCAGCAGATGCCTATCCCTGAAGAAAGCTTATTGATTCGAGGTTCAAATAACAAACCGTTGATTGCTCAAGGATTATTTGAGCGGGGTTCTGCAATTGCTAAAACCGATATTTTAGTTGGTGTATTAAGTAGTTTAGGACGGGTTGGACAAATTATTAATCAACCCACTCAACGCACATTAAGTCAACACAGTGGACTATTGGGAAGTAGCAGTGTGGAAACTCTTACCGGACGCGCTCAACCTAATATTTTAGCCGCCGCTTTGGAAGGTTTCTTTACACCCACGGCTCAACGTTTACGTGAACGTTCAGATCAAACGTTAGAAGAACTGATGAAGCGAGGTAATGTGGCAATTGTACCAGAAGGAACGGAAGTTTCAATTTTTGTTAATGCTTTTATTACAGTCAATTAA